Proteins from a single region of Eretmochelys imbricata isolate rEreImb1 chromosome 20, rEreImb1.hap1, whole genome shotgun sequence:
- the BAZ2A gene encoding bromodomain adjacent to zinc finger domain protein 2A isoform X2 — MTSRGLILSPAQVWGGLLAGWEMETNNHFNFPGLPSVPTASGLKPAPSSGDSPYTNGSPINFPPQGKGLNGDMNGNGLSTVSHTSTSGTFASAGHSLDASALPHPYDYLWNYPPYQPGGLKETPGVSQFSGLGQYPLNGILGGARPASPGHNTNPRGAQEFWANGTSGSMGLSFDSQELYDSFQDQSFELVPNGASGFYAASQPSPMLGTGPEGSLAAKEMPPAGEETSTALMGSKELEETQPDLQMCSYNRSGSGVEPLSQEASVLSPDTAGSCLGDTSAIAGPLADPPLLSEDPLEPFESLARDPGTGDLYEMDNSQLVNDKSSLEAAPDISTLDCSESPSLNNSSSFSLLPEDSQAPSSLFVSPVSPPVLGEAVLQDSSLDLQDGGDPGEEDSESLERSPPLEPESPAACLEQEEEEEEEEVAEDSCLEAPAAPLSASARGEVPRRRIATVEEVRFPLQHGWRREVRIKKGSHRWQGETWYYGPCGKRMKQFPEVIKYLSRNVVQDVRREHFSFSPRMPVGDFYEERDTPEGLQWVKLTQEEIPSRIQAITGKRGRPRNTEKEKAKAKEAPKVKRGRGRPPKAKMADLLSKTDARLLKKLEAQEVLSDEEKLKMSKIKKKMRRKARNKQKQEAKVPKPKEAKKKAKAKKEKARPEKPKEKGRPKEKGRPKEKAKAVRKVDKNLLAQRRLEERRRQQMILEEMKKPTEDMCLGDHQPLPAFSRIPGLVLPSGAFSDCLTIVEFLHSYGRVLGFEVPRDVPSLCTLQEGLFGVDDSLGEVQDLLVRLLQAALYDPGLPSYCQSLKILGEKVSEISLNRDTVSEILRCFLMAYGADADLCHGLRTKPFQALPPDRKAAILAFLVNELNGSALIINEIDKTLENMSNYRRNKWIIEGKLRRLKIALAKKTGRPEPEITGLDEGPRRRSSRLPEETRGLETEEEESRGRKSRKDEEASIPAASVPELERQIEKLAKRQMFFRKKLLHASQTLRAAALGQDRYRRRYWVLPHLGGIFVEGSEAATEEGPKDTEQEEEKEAAPEISPVKKEPVTVPIPGRPNCPASRARGRPRKSKEEPARPGGPKPPPLNGLLEDSMPPCQSQHDLSQSAFLSWLSQTQSSLLNGSVLTPDSSPGKGDPSPPAPEVPALEESFPETAEKRGPWFNLLPRTPCHAAAPLATSEEEPHLRAAPQPHSLHPGDQPKATGRQPNGPASPPFASTPVHASPRVPSTCPRGRGGPENAQEPPGQPKRRGRPPTKFFKQIEQKYLTQLMAQPVPPEMQSGWWWLKDPEELEAMARALHPRGIREKALHKHLTKHKEYLHEVCTRTSADPIFQPQAAGPPVSQEALARWSVTERAYEMDLALLQWVEELEQRVLMADLQIRGWTCPSPDSARDDLQYCEHKVGALEDITLKNRREGLPPRREATNPLDLAVLRLAALEQNMERRYLKEPLWPPHEVVVEKAVLSSPEALDLGSTEIAYEITPRMRTWRQTLERCRSAAQVSLCIYQLEKSIAWEKSVNKVTCLVCRKGDDDEHLLLCDGCDRGCHLYCHRPRMTEVPDGDWFCSVCVSQAGGEYYNDPSSPRRGKKRKGGRLFGGGFPEEEESPGRRVLPRRRDTLSVPRYSGEGLSPSKRRRLSPRGQSSDLTFCEIILMEMESQEDAWPFLEPVNPRLVPGYRKIIKNPMDFATMRTRLLRGEYVSCEEFAADATRVFDNCQTFNEDDSEVGKAGRAMRSFFESRWEEFYQGKHAPNP; from the exons AAATGGAAACGAACAACCATTTTAACTTCCCTGGCCTCCCCTCTGTCCCCACTGCCTCAGGACTGAAGCCCGCACCTTCCTCAGGGGACAGCCCCTACACTAACGGGTCTCCTATCAACTTCCCCCCGCAAGGGAAAG GCCTGAATGGCGACATGAACGGGAATGGCTTATCTACTGTATCTCACACTAGTACTTCAGGGACCTTCGCTTCTGCCGGGCACTCCCTCGACGCctccgccctgccccacccataCGACTATCTCTGGAACTACCCGCCGTACCAGCCCGGCGGCCTCAAGGAGACCCCCGGCGTCTCCCAGTTCTCTGGCCTCGGACAGTACCCGCTCAACGGCATCCTTGGGGGCGCCCGGCCGGCATCCCCGGGGCACAACACTAACCCCCGGGGGGCCCAGGAGTTTTGGGCCAACGGCACCTCTGGCTCCATGGGGCTGAGCTTCGATTCGCAGGAGCTGTACGACTCCTTCCAGGATCAGAGCTTCGAGCTTGTGCCAAACGGCGCCAGTGGTTTCTACGCggcctcccagccctcccccatgCTGGGCACCGGCCCAGAGGGGTCCTTGGCGGCAAAGGAGATGCCGCCTGCCGGCGAGGAGACCAGCACCGCACTCATGGGCAGCAAGGAACTGGAGGAAACGCAGCcgg ACCTGCAAATGTGCAGCTACAACAGGTCCGGGTCAGGTGTGGAACCGCTCAGCCAGGAAGCTTCCGTCTTGTCCCCGGACACCGCTGGGAGCTGCCTGGGTGACACCTCTGCCATCGCCGGTCCCCTGGCAGACCCTCCTCTCCTGAGCGAAGACCCCCTGGAGCCCTTCGAGTCGCTGGCTAGAG ACCCAGGGACCGGAGATCTCTACGAGATGGACAACTCCCAGCTGGTGAACGACAAGTCTTCTCTGGAGGCTGCTCCGGACATCTCGACCCTCGACTGCTCCGAGAGCCCCTCCCTGAACAACTCCAGCTCCTTCAGCCTGCTGCCGGAGGACAGCCAGGCCCCCTCGTCGCTCTTCGTTAGCCCCGTCTCGCCCCCTGTCCTGGGGGAGGCCGTCTTGCAAG ACAGCAGCTTAGACCTGCAGGACGGGGGCGACCCAGGGGAGGAGGATTCGGAGTCTCTGGAGCGCAGCCCCCCGCTGGAGCCAGAGTCCCCAGCCGCCTGtctggagcaggaggaggaggaggaagaggaagaagtggCTGAGGACAGCTGCCTGGAGGCTCCAGCCGCCCCGCTCAGTGCGTCAGCAAGGG GCGAAGTCCCCCGCAGACGGATTGCCACGGTGGAGGAGGTTCGCTTCCCCCTGCAGCACGG GTGGAGGAGGGAAGTGCGGATCAAGAAGGGCAGCCACCGCTGGCAGGGGGAGACCTGGTACTACGGGCCCTGCGGCAAAAGGATGAAGCAGTTCCCGGAGGTGATCAAG TACCTGAGCCGGAATGTGGTGCAGGACGTCCGGCGTGAAcacttcagcttcagcccccgcATGCCCGTTGGCGACTTCTACGAGGAGCGGGACACGCCCGAG GGCTTGCAGTGGGTGAAGCTGACCCAGGAGGAAATCCCCTCGCGCATCCAGGCCATCACAGGCAAGCGTGGGCGCCCCCGCAACACGGAGAAGGAGAAGGCCAAGGCCAAGGAAGCGCCCAAGGTGAAGCGCGGCCGGGGCCGGCCCCCCAAGGCCAAGATGGCCGACTTGCTGAGCAAGACCGATGCCCGGCTCCTGAAGAAACTGGAAGCCCAAG AGGTGCTCAGCGACGAAGAGAAGCTGAAGATGAGCAAGATCAAGAAGAAGATGAGGCGAAAG GCAAGGAACAAACAGAAGCAGGAGGCCAAAGTGCCCAAGCCCAAGGAGgccaagaagaaagccaag GCAAAGAAGGAGAAGGCGCGGCCGGAGAAGCCCAAGGAGAAGGGACGGCCCAAGGAGAAGGGGCGGCCCAAGGAGAAGGCCAAGGCTGTGCGGAAGGTGGACAAGAACCTGCTGGCCCAGCGGCGGCTGGAGGAGCGGCGCCGGCAGCAGATGATCCTAGAGGAGATGAAGAAGCCCACGGAGGACATGTGTCTGGGCGACCATCAG cccctgccagccttCTCCCGCATCCCCGGCCTGGTCCTGCCCAGCGGGGCCTTCTCCGACTGCCTCACCATCGTGGAGTTCCTGCACTCCTACGGCCGGGTGCTGGGCTTCGAGGTGCCCCGGGACGTCCCCAGCCTCTGCACCCTGCAGGAGGGGCTCTTCGGCGTGGACGACAGCCTGGGCGAGGTGCAGGATCTGCTGGTGCGGCTGCTCCAGGCCGCGCTCTACGACCCCGGCCTCCCTTCCTACTGCCAG tccCTGAAGATCCTCGGGGAGAAGGTGTCCGAGATCAGCCTGAACCGGGACACCGTCTCCGAGATCCTGCGCTGCTTCCTCATGGCTTATGGAGCCGACGCCGACCTATGCCACGGCCTGCGGACCAAGCCCTTCCAGGCGCTGCCCCCAGACCGCAAGGCAGCCATCCTGGCCTTCCTGGTCAACGAGCTCAATGGCAGTGCCCTCATCATCAA TGAAATCGACAAGACTCTGGAGAACATGTCCAACTATAGGAGGAACAAATGGATCATCGAGGGCAAGCTGCGCAG GTTGAAAATCGCCCTGGCCAAGAAGACGGGCCGCCCGGAACCCGAGATCACGGGCCTGGACGAGGGGCCTAGGCGGCGCAGCTCCCGGCTCCCGGAGGAGACCAGGGGCCTGGagacagaggaggaagagagcCGGGGCCGGAAATCCCGCAAGGATGAGGAG GCCAGCATTCCCGCAGCCAGCGTCCCCGAGCTGGAGAGACAGATCGAGAAGCTAGCCAAG aggCAGATGTTTTTTCGGAAGAAGCTGCTTCACGCTTCGCAGACGCTGCGGGCCGCAGCACTGGGCCAGGACCGCTACCGCAGGCGGTACTGGGTCCTGCCCCACCTGGGCGGGATCTTCGTGGAGGGCTCTGAGGCAG CTACGGAGGAGGGGCCCAAGGACacggagcaggaggaggagaaagaggcgGCCCCGGAGATCTCCCCAGTGAAGAAGGAACCGGTCACGGTGCCCATCCCTGGCCGGCCAAACTGTCCAGCCTCCCGGGCGCGGGGCCGGCCGCGGAAAAGCAAAGAGGAGCCGGCCCGGCCGGGCGGGCCCAAGCCCCCGCCCCTCAATGGGCTCCTGGAGGACTCAAtgcccccctgccagagccagcaCGACCTGAGCCAGTCGGCCTTCCTGTCCTGGCTGAGCCAGACGCAGTCGTCCCTACTCAACGGCTCAGTGCTCACCCCGGACAGCAGCCCCGGGAAGGGggaccccagcccccctgcccccgagGTGCCCGCCCTGGAGGAGAGCTTCCCAGAGACAGCGGAGAAACGGGGTCCCTGGTTTAACCTGCTGCCCAGGACTCCCTGCCATGCCGCTGCCCCCCTTGCTACCTCGGAGGAGGAGCCCCACTTGCGAGCAGCCCCCCAGCCTCACAGCCTTCACCCCGGGGACCAGCCCAAGGCCACGGGCAGGCAG ccaaATGGCCCCGCGTCTCCCCCCTTCGCTTCCACGCCCGTCCACGCCAGTCCCAGGGTGCCCAGCACGTGCCCGAGGGGCCGGGGCGGACCCGAGAATGCCCAGGAGCCGCCAGGGCAGCCCAAGCGCCGGGGCCGGCCCCCAACCAAGTTCTTCAAGCAGATTGAGCAGAAGTATCTCACCCAGCTGATGGCACAGCCCGTGCCCCCAG AGATGCAGAGCGGCTGGTGGTGGCTCAAGGACCCGGAGGAGCTGGAGGCCATGGCCCGAGCGCTGCACCCGCGGGGGATCCGCGAGAAGGCCCTGCACAAGCATCTCACCAAGCACAAGGAGTATCTGCACGAGGTCTGCACCCGCACCTCTGCTG ATCCCATCTTCCAGCCCCAGGCCGCCGGCCCCCCCGTGTCTCAGGAAGCCTTGGCCCGGTGGTCCGTGACGGAGCGGGCCTACGAGATGGACCTCGCCCTCCTGCAGTGGGTGGAAGAGCTGGAGCAGCGGGTCCTGATGGCGGATCTGCAAATCCGG ggctgGACGTGTCCGAGCCCCGACTCGGCCCGGGACGACCTGCAGTACTGCGAGCACAAGGTGGGGGCCCTGGAGGACATCACCCTCAAGAACCGGCGGGAGGGGTTGCCCCCGCGCCGGGAGGCCACCAACCCCCTGGACCTGGCCGTCCTGCGGCTGGCTGCGCTGGAGCAGAACATGGAGCGCCGGTACCTGAAGGAGCCGCTGTGGCCCCCGCATGAGGTGGTGGTGGAGAAGGCCGTGCTGAGCAGCCCCGAGGCGCTGGACCTGGGCAGCACGGAGAT CGCCTACGAGATCACTCCCCGGATGCGGACGTGGCGCCAGACCCTGGAGCGGTGCCGGAGCGCGGCCCAGGTCTCCCTGTGCATCTACCAGCTGGAGAAATCCATCGCCTGGGAGAAGTCGGTCAACAAAGTG ACGTGCCTGGTGTGTCGAAAGGGGGACGATGACGAACACCTGCTGCTGTGTGATGGCTGCGACCGCGGCTGCCACCTCTACTGCCACCGGCCCAGGATGACGGAGGTGCCGGATGGGGACTGGTTCTGCTCCGTCTGCGTCTCCCAG GCAGGAGGCGAGTATTACAACGACCCCAGTTCGCCCAGACGGGGCAAGAAGCGGAAAGGCGGGCGTCTTTTCGGGGGGGGCTtcccggaggaggaggagagcccCGGGCGCCGGGTCCTGCCGCGGAGGCGTGACACCCTGTCGGTGCCCCGCTACTCAGGGGAGGGCCTGTCCCCCTCCAAGCGGAGGAGACTGTCCCCACGGGGCCAGAGCAGCGACTTGACCTTCTGCGA GATCATCCTGATGGAGATGGAGTCTCAGGAGGATGCCTGGCCCTTCCTGGAGCCCGTCAACCCCCGGCTGGTGCCCGGCTACAGGAAAATCATCAAGAACCCCATGGACTTCGCCACCATGCGGACGCGGCTGCTGCGGGGCGA atacGTGAGCTGCGAGGAGTTCGCTGCCGACGCCACACGCGTGTTCGACAACTGCCAGACCTTCAACGAGGACGACTCGGAGGTGGGCAAGGCCGGGCGCGCCATGCGGAGCTTCTTCGAGAGCCGGTGGGAGGAATTTTATCAGGGAAAACACGCTCCTAACCCGTGA